In the genome of Spirochaetia bacterium, one region contains:
- the leuC gene encoding 3-isopropylmalate dehydratase large subunit yields MGMTMSQKVLAAKAGLESVRPGQLIMANLDMVLGNDITSPVAIAEFGKFGKTEVFDKDKVALVPDHFAPNKDIKAAQQCKCVRNFAKEKGITNYFEVGKMGIEHALLPEQGLVTAGDLVIGADSHTCTYGALGAFSTGVGSTDMACGMATGKAWFKVPSAIRFNLSGKLGKNIQGKDLILHIIGMIGVDGALYKSMEFTGEGVHALTMDDRFTVSNMAIEAGAKNGIFPVDAATLEYLKAHGKKVPKVYEADADAVYEKTYDIDLSKVKSTVAFPHLPSNTKTIDEVGSVKIDQVVIGSCTNGRLSDLEAAASILKGKKVAEGVRCIVIPATQQIWKQAMDEGLFDIFIDAGCAVSTPTCGPCLGGHMGILAEGERAVSTTNRNFVGRMGHVKSEVYLASPQVAAASAVAGYIADPNKEN; encoded by the coding sequence ATGGGAATGACAATGTCACAGAAGGTGCTTGCAGCCAAAGCAGGGCTGGAGAGCGTCCGACCCGGACAATTGATCATGGCAAACCTGGATATGGTACTGGGCAATGATATCACAAGCCCGGTTGCCATAGCTGAGTTCGGAAAGTTCGGAAAGACCGAGGTCTTCGACAAGGACAAGGTAGCCCTTGTGCCTGACCACTTTGCCCCGAACAAGGACATCAAGGCTGCCCAGCAGTGCAAGTGTGTCAGGAACTTTGCCAAGGAAAAGGGAATTACCAACTACTTTGAGGTAGGTAAGATGGGCATAGAGCACGCACTGCTGCCTGAACAGGGGCTTGTGACCGCCGGAGATCTTGTCATCGGTGCTGATTCCCACACCTGTACCTATGGAGCTCTTGGCGCTTTTTCCACTGGCGTCGGTTCAACCGATATGGCCTGTGGCATGGCAACGGGAAAAGCTTGGTTCAAGGTCCCTTCGGCCATCAGATTCAATCTGTCCGGCAAACTGGGAAAAAACATCCAGGGCAAGGACCTGATCCTTCATATCATCGGTATGATCGGTGTTGACGGAGCTCTGTACAAGAGCATGGAATTTACCGGTGAAGGCGTGCATGCCCTGACCATGGATGATCGTTTTACGGTCAGCAACATGGCAATTGAAGCCGGTGCCAAGAATGGTATTTTCCCTGTAGATGCAGCTACGCTTGAGTATCTCAAGGCCCATGGCAAGAAAGTACCGAAGGTATATGAGGCTGATGCAGATGCAGTCTATGAAAAAACCTATGATATAGATTTGTCCAAGGTCAAGAGCACGGTAGCTTTTCCGCATCTGCCTTCCAACACAAAGACCATTGACGAGGTCGGTTCCGTAAAGATTGACCAGGTAGTCATCGGGTCCTGTACCAACGGCAGGCTTTCTGACCTTGAAGCTGCAGCTTCTATCCTCAAAGGCAAGAAGGTCGCTGAAGGTGTGAGGTGCATTGTCATACCGGCAACCCAACAGATCTGGAAGCAGGCAATGGATGAAGGACTCTTTGATATCTTCATTGACGCAGGCTGTGCAGTATCGACACCGACCTGCGGTCCTTGCCTGGGAGGCCATATGGGCATCCTGGCTGAGGGTGAAAGAGCGGTCTCTACTACCAATCGGAATTTCGTAGGAAGAATGGGACATGTGAAAAGTGAAGTATACCTGGCAAGTCCCCAGGTCGCTGCCGCCAGCGCTGTAGCGGGCTACATAGCAGATCCGAACAAGGAGAATTGA
- the leuD gene encoding 3-isopropylmalate dehydratase small subunit yields the protein MKASGKVFRYGDNVDTDVIIPARYLNTSDHAQLAQHCMEDIDAGFVGKVEKGDIIVADKNFGCGSSREHAPIAIKECGVSCVIARTFARIFYRNALNIGLPILECPEACDAIEQGDQVEVDFASGVITDVTRGQKFQAEPFPPFMQKLIAAGGLANYMTQEEK from the coding sequence ATGAAAGCAAGTGGTAAGGTATTCAGATACGGAGACAATGTGGATACGGATGTCATCATACCGGCGCGGTACTTGAACACTTCTGACCATGCACAGCTGGCACAGCATTGCATGGAAGATATAGATGCCGGTTTCGTGGGCAAGGTCGAGAAGGGGGATATCATAGTCGCAGACAAGAACTTCGGCTGTGGCTCTTCCCGGGAACATGCACCGATTGCCATCAAGGAATGTGGGGTTTCCTGTGTCATTGCAAGGACTTTTGCCAGGATTTTCTATAGGAATGCCCTCAATATCGGCTTGCCGATCCTGGAATGTCCAGAGGCCTGTGATGCCATTGAACAAGGTGATCAGGTAGAGGTCGACTTTGCCAGCGGTGTCATCACTGATGTGACCAGGGGCCAGAAATTCCAAGCTGAACCGTTTCCCCCGTTCATGCAGAAGCTTATTGCTGCAGGTGGCTTGGCAAACTATATGACCCAGGAGGAGAAGTAG
- the leuB gene encoding 3-isopropylmalate dehydrogenase, whose product MEFKIALVKGDGIGPDIVEEGCKVLDAVCAKHGHKVSYVEAPAGGAAIDSTGKPLPPESLEACKGADAVLLGAVGGPKWDSVDPMLRPEKALLGLRSGLGLFCNLRTAMIYPQLKAACPLKDEIIKDGLDLVIVRELTGGIYFGKRGNTDDGAYDTMAYTIPEIDRIVRNGFEIAMARRKKLCSVDKANILSSSQLWRSRVNLMSREYPQVEVSHLYVDNAAMQLVRNPRQFDVIVTSNMFGDILSDEASQITGSIGMLPSASTRSDDFGMYEPIHGSAPDIAGKDLANPIATILSVAMMLRYSFHLGKEADEVEAAVGKVLDAGYRTADIYSDGMKKVGTMEMGRLIAEAL is encoded by the coding sequence ATGGAATTCAAGATTGCCTTGGTAAAAGGGGACGGCATAGGTCCTGATATCGTAGAGGAAGGCTGCAAGGTCCTTGATGCAGTCTGTGCAAAGCATGGGCATAAGGTCAGTTATGTTGAAGCTCCTGCCGGTGGTGCAGCCATTGACAGTACCGGAAAACCGCTTCCTCCTGAAAGCCTTGAGGCCTGCAAGGGGGCAGATGCTGTATTGTTGGGAGCCGTAGGTGGTCCGAAATGGGATTCCGTTGATCCCATGTTACGGCCAGAGAAGGCTCTGCTTGGTCTGAGAAGCGGTCTTGGACTTTTCTGTAACCTGCGTACTGCAATGATTTATCCACAGCTGAAAGCTGCTTGTCCTCTTAAGGATGAGATAATCAAGGACGGGCTTGACCTTGTCATAGTCAGGGAGCTTACCGGTGGTATATACTTCGGCAAACGTGGGAACACCGACGATGGCGCCTATGATACGATGGCCTATACAATTCCTGAAATCGACAGAATTGTCCGCAATGGTTTTGAGATTGCAATGGCAAGGCGGAAGAAGCTTTGTTCAGTCGACAAGGCAAATATACTGAGTTCCAGCCAACTTTGGAGATCTCGTGTCAATCTGATGTCCAGAGAGTATCCACAGGTCGAGGTGAGCCATCTTTATGTTGACAATGCAGCCATGCAGCTTGTGAGGAATCCCCGTCAGTTTGATGTGATCGTAACCAGCAATATGTTCGGTGATATCCTTTCCGATGAGGCTTCCCAGATTACCGGTTCCATAGGCATGCTTCCGTCTGCTTCGACCAGAAGTGATGATTTCGGCATGTATGAACCGATTCATGGCAGTGCCCCTGACATTGCAGGAAAAGATTTGGCAAATCCGATTGCGACCATTCTTTCGGTAGCCATGATGCTTCGTTATTCCTTCCATCTTGGCAAGGAAGCGGACGAAGTGGAGGCTGCCGTAGGCAAGGTATTGGATGCAGGTTACCGTACTGCAGACATCTACAGTGACGGCATGAAAAAAGTCGGGACCATGGAAATGGGCCGGCTCATAGCGGAAGCACTTTAG
- the ilvB gene encoding biosynthetic-type acetolactate synthase large subunit: MKLSGARILIECLCEQKVDTVFGYPGGAVLPIYDALYENSDRIRHILTAHEQGASHAADGYARSTGKVGVCIATSGPGATNLVTGIATAYMDSVPMVAITGNVPVALLGRDSFQEVDITGITIPITKHNFIVKDVKDLAQTVRDAFYIAKEGRPGPVLIDITKNVMVSEDEWSYVEPKPIKLVSSRLKKENLTIATDLLKKAKRPMFYLGGGVVRSSAYLAVRDFLELIDAPACVSLMGCGILDSSSPRYTGLVGMHGSRVSNVCISRCDLLVVIGARFSDRVVSKASSFAKNASIIHIDVDPAEIDKNIKTTCHLIGDVNIVLEQLSALVGKPLEHEAWMTEVAKYRQKYPMKTNQESQRASQVLHALNGFLGEDDIVATEVGQHQIWAAQFLHHHKPCRFLTSGGLGTMGYGTGAAMGAQVGNPQARVVNVAGDGCFRMNCNELTTLVRYQLPVVILVMDNHTLGMVRQWQTLFYDGRHSQTTLDTPIDWIMLAKAYGAEGLRLTKEDDPTEVLAKAFRMHKPVVVDVEIPIDDKVYPIVPPGEAFDKVIGVAICED, encoded by the coding sequence ATGAAATTGAGCGGTGCTCGTATTTTGATTGAATGTCTGTGTGAGCAGAAAGTGGATACGGTCTTCGGCTACCCCGGTGGTGCCGTCCTGCCCATTTATGACGCACTGTACGAGAACAGTGACCGGATCAGGCATATATTGACTGCCCATGAACAGGGGGCCAGCCATGCTGCGGATGGTTATGCAAGATCGACAGGTAAAGTCGGTGTCTGCATTGCCACCAGCGGTCCTGGTGCAACCAACTTGGTCACAGGTATTGCAACTGCCTATATGGATAGTGTGCCGATGGTAGCTATTACAGGAAATGTTCCTGTAGCACTGCTGGGCAGGGACAGTTTCCAAGAGGTGGATATTACCGGCATTACCATTCCGATTACAAAGCATAATTTCATCGTAAAGGATGTCAAGGACCTTGCGCAGACCGTAAGGGATGCTTTCTATATAGCTAAGGAAGGCCGTCCTGGGCCCGTGCTGATAGATATTACCAAGAATGTCATGGTAAGTGAGGATGAGTGGTCATATGTCGAGCCCAAGCCGATCAAACTGGTCAGTTCCCGTCTCAAGAAGGAAAACCTTACAATTGCCACTGACCTGCTCAAAAAGGCGAAACGTCCCATGTTTTATTTGGGCGGAGGCGTCGTGAGATCATCGGCATATCTGGCTGTACGGGACTTCCTTGAACTTATAGATGCTCCGGCCTGTGTTTCTCTTATGGGATGTGGCATCCTTGATTCTTCCTCTCCTCGGTATACGGGACTGGTCGGCATGCATGGGAGCCGGGTGTCAAATGTCTGTATCAGCAGATGTGACCTGCTAGTTGTCATCGGTGCCCGTTTTTCAGACAGGGTAGTATCTAAGGCAAGCAGTTTTGCGAAAAATGCATCGATCATACATATTGATGTTGATCCGGCTGAGATTGACAAGAACATCAAGACGACCTGTCATCTGATAGGAGATGTCAATATAGTTCTTGAACAGCTTTCTGCTTTGGTGGGGAAGCCCTTGGAACATGAGGCTTGGATGACAGAGGTTGCCAAGTATCGGCAGAAATATCCTATGAAGACGAATCAGGAAAGTCAGAGGGCAAGCCAGGTGCTGCATGCACTGAATGGTTTCCTAGGCGAGGATGATATCGTTGCTACTGAAGTCGGCCAGCATCAGATCTGGGCTGCCCAGTTCCTTCATCACCATAAACCTTGCAGGTTCCTGACCAGCGGAGGCCTTGGCACGATGGGATATGGTACCGGAGCTGCCATGGGCGCTCAGGTAGGCAATCCACAGGCCCGTGTGGTAAATGTAGCCGGAGACGGTTGTTTCAGGATGAACTGCAATGAGCTGACGACCTTGGTCCGTTATCAACTGCCTGTGGTCATCCTTGTGATGGATAACCACACCCTTGGTATGGTACGTCAATGGCAGACGCTTTTCTATGACGGCAGACACAGTCAGACGACTCTGGATACTCCGATAGATTGGATTATGCTTGCAAAGGCATATGGAGCGGAAGGCTTGCGCTTGACAAAGGAAGATGATCCGACTGAAGTGCTTGCAAAGGCTTTCAGAATGCATAAACCTGTGGTTGTCGATGTGGAAATCCCTATCGATGACAAGGTATATCCGATCGTGCCTCCGGGAGAAGCATTTGACAAGGTAATCGGTGTTGCAATCTGTGAAGACTAG
- a CDS encoding amino acid ABC transporter ATP-binding protein, whose protein sequence is MLRVEHLRKWYGKLEVLKDISLEVTTGEVVVLIGASGSGKSTLLRCINFLEKANSGKIYIKGKQVRNQEKQLNKVRQELGMVFQHFNLFPHMTVAGNVMEGLVQVKGISKGKAREKALGLLRDVGLEEKADVYPAMLSGGQKQRVSIARALAMEPQIMLFDEPTSALDPELVGEVLTVMTDLAKAGMTMIVVTHEMWFAREVADRVLFMDGGKILEEAPPEKMFSHPENERTKEFLRQILTPQG, encoded by the coding sequence ATCCTCAGGGTAGAACATCTGAGAAAATGGTATGGAAAGCTTGAAGTACTTAAAGATATAAGCCTTGAAGTAACAACAGGAGAGGTCGTCGTACTGATCGGGGCTTCAGGAAGTGGCAAAAGCACATTGCTCAGGTGCATCAACTTCCTTGAAAAAGCAAATTCAGGAAAAATCTATATCAAAGGCAAGCAGGTACGGAACCAAGAGAAACAGCTCAACAAGGTCAGGCAGGAACTGGGAATGGTATTCCAACATTTCAACCTTTTCCCGCACATGACAGTAGCTGGAAATGTCATGGAAGGGCTCGTGCAGGTCAAAGGTATATCGAAGGGCAAGGCAAGGGAAAAGGCACTTGGGTTGCTCAGGGATGTCGGTCTTGAAGAAAAGGCAGATGTCTACCCCGCGATGTTGTCCGGTGGACAAAAACAACGGGTCTCGATTGCACGGGCCCTCGCCATGGAACCGCAGATCATGCTGTTCGATGAACCTACCAGTGCGTTGGATCCTGAGCTGGTAGGTGAAGTGCTTACCGTCATGACTGACCTGGCCAAGGCAGGGATGACCATGATAGTGGTAACTCATGAGATGTGGTTTGCCCGTGAAGTCGCAGACCGCGTACTGTTCATGGACGGAGGTAAGATCCTAGAAGAGGCTCCTCCTGAAAAAATGTTCAGTCATCCTGAAAATGAACGGACCAAGGAATTCCTCAGGCAGATTCTTACACCTCAAGGCTAG
- a CDS encoding amino acid ABC transporter permease, whose amino-acid sequence MKALPWDFSVIPQKFFLFTTAAGYTIHITFFGILLGLAIGLFAALGRIAKNPVGSGIARAYIFLIRGTPLLVQLFIIYYGLTSVVTIDPLPSAIIALGVHNGAYIAEIFRGAIQSIHYGQMEAARSLGMTHAKAMRRIILPQAFKRAVPSLGNQLIIALKDSSLASTIAVPELMLKGRQMGSSTFMYMEMFLIVGIWYLIMTSILSIVMHQIENKLKVSDREQQ is encoded by the coding sequence ATGAAAGCTTTACCATGGGATTTCAGTGTCATTCCACAGAAATTCTTTTTATTTACTACTGCTGCCGGCTACACCATCCATATTACTTTTTTCGGTATCTTGTTGGGGCTGGCAATCGGACTGTTTGCAGCGCTGGGTCGTATTGCAAAAAATCCTGTAGGTTCGGGCATTGCCCGTGCCTACATCTTTCTGATCAGGGGAACTCCGCTTCTGGTACAACTTTTCATAATCTACTATGGATTGACATCCGTAGTGACGATTGATCCTCTCCCTTCTGCCATCATAGCACTGGGAGTCCATAACGGTGCATACATTGCAGAGATTTTCCGTGGGGCAATCCAGTCAATCCATTACGGGCAGATGGAAGCAGCCAGAAGCCTTGGTATGACTCATGCGAAAGCCATGCGGCGGATCATTCTTCCACAAGCCTTCAAACGGGCAGTACCTTCCTTGGGCAATCAGCTGATAATTGCCTTGAAGGACAGTTCTCTGGCATCGACCATAGCCGTGCCGGAACTTATGCTCAAGGGACGCCAGATGGGGTCATCCACATTCATGTATATGGAAATGTTTCTCATCGTCGGTATCTGGTACCTGATCATGACAAGTATCCTTTCCATCGTAATGCATCAGATTGAGAACAAACTGAAGGTAAGTGACCGTGAACAGCAATAA
- a CDS encoding ABC transporter substrate-binding protein, translated as MACITIVLMASLPSAFANGQTEEDTETISFAGSGGYPPFNYINDKGQVIGFDVDVAQAIADRLDRKMEYKTTAWDGIIEGLRAGRYDGILGSMGITAEREKIVDFSVPYYYSGPQLIVRKDSGINSPDNLTTSSVIGLVTGTTYEKDAERLGVKVKLYEDDNQTLLELLNGRVDGVLTDRIVGLNAIQKMNGGDKLEMVGSVLRSEKIAIAFRNNEDALREQVNSILEQMHTDGTLTAISKKWFNGEDITVE; from the coding sequence ATGGCATGTATCACAATTGTACTGATGGCTTCCTTGCCTTCAGCATTCGCAAATGGACAAACTGAAGAGGATACGGAAACCATATCCTTTGCTGGTTCGGGAGGTTACCCCCCCTTCAATTATATCAACGACAAAGGTCAGGTAATAGGTTTTGACGTTGACGTAGCCCAAGCCATCGCAGACCGCTTGGACAGAAAAATGGAATATAAGACAACCGCTTGGGACGGTATCATCGAAGGCCTGCGTGCTGGTCGTTATGACGGAATCCTAGGAAGCATGGGCATTACCGCAGAAAGAGAAAAAATCGTAGATTTTTCAGTTCCGTACTATTACAGCGGTCCACAGCTGATTGTCCGAAAAGACAGCGGCATCAACAGCCCCGACAACTTGACTACAAGCTCAGTAATCGGTTTGGTTACCGGAACGACCTATGAAAAAGACGCAGAAAGACTTGGGGTCAAGGTAAAGCTATATGAAGATGACAACCAAACTCTTCTGGAATTACTCAACGGGCGCGTAGATGGCGTACTAACTGACAGGATCGTAGGTCTGAACGCTATTCAGAAAATGAATGGCGGAGACAAGCTGGAGATGGTCGGTTCCGTGCTACGTTCAGAAAAAATTGCCATAGCATTCAGAAACAATGAAGATGCACTGCGGGAACAAGTCAATTCAATTCTTGAGCAGATGCATACAGACGGTACGCTTACAGCCATAAGCAAGAAGTGGTTCAACGGCGAAGACATTACAGTCGAATAG
- the aroE gene encoding shikimate dehydrogenase, giving the protein MNDVMLEALMKGPLYNCYGCIGDPVVGNPTERMFQNVFSKMKIAAKYLTFTVGREHLGTAVKGLDSLGFAGFNVTAPHKQTIIPYLHGLSRSAEICGAVNTVYRDHGKLIGDNTDGKGFYASLCQRIHTAEGKNFVIIGAGGAASAIATELVLGKAKEITIVNRTLDSARRLANRLERIADTRLAAAELSSPYAVSVKTDVVVQATTVGLFEPDRAIAVVYPKLEKPMYACDVVFNPVETKFLKTAAAAGLETIDGLGMLVNQGLVAFERWFGSAADPQVMRAALEEAFAVIG; this is encoded by the coding sequence ATGAATGATGTCATGCTCGAGGCTCTGATGAAAGGGCCACTTTATAATTGTTATGGTTGCATAGGGGACCCAGTGGTCGGAAACCCGACTGAAAGGATGTTTCAGAATGTTTTTTCCAAAATGAAAATTGCAGCCAAGTACCTGACATTCACTGTCGGACGGGAACACTTGGGAACGGCCGTCAAAGGACTGGATTCATTGGGTTTTGCTGGGTTCAACGTGACCGCTCCACATAAGCAGACTATAATTCCCTATCTGCATGGGCTGAGTCGGTCTGCTGAGATCTGCGGAGCTGTCAATACTGTGTACCGTGACCATGGCAAGTTGATCGGGGACAATACTGACGGAAAAGGTTTCTATGCCTCTCTTTGCCAGCGAATACATACAGCAGAAGGCAAAAATTTTGTTATCATCGGAGCCGGTGGTGCTGCCAGTGCAATAGCTACGGAATTGGTCCTTGGCAAGGCAAAGGAAATAACAATAGTCAATCGCACGTTGGACTCTGCACGACGGCTTGCAAATCGGTTGGAGCGTATTGCTGATACACGCCTTGCTGCCGCTGAACTTTCAAGTCCTTATGCTGTCAGCGTAAAGACAGACGTAGTCGTGCAGGCGACCACTGTCGGATTGTTCGAGCCGGACAGAGCCATAGCTGTCGTGTATCCGAAACTGGAAAAACCGATGTATGCCTGTGATGTCGTGTTCAATCCTGTGGAGACAAAGTTCCTGAAAACGGCCGCTGCCGCAGGATTGGAAACCATTGATGGACTTGGCATGCTTGTCAACCAAGGCTTGGTTGCTTTTGAACGATGGTTCGGCTCTGCCGCAGATCCCCAGGTCATGCGGGCGGCGTTGGAAGAAGCTTTTGCCGTGATTGGATAA
- a CDS encoding flavodoxin, whose amino-acid sequence MNTVVIYWSQTGNTEAMARAVAVGAGNCEIFYVDNITAEQALSYDALALGCPAMGDETLEEEEFQPFIDALLPKVKGKRVALFGSYGWGDGTWMQNWQTVMEDSGALLVQDGLICNNEPDEKIMEQCRQLGKKLSQ is encoded by the coding sequence ATGAATACTGTCGTAATCTACTGGAGCCAGACAGGAAACACCGAAGCAATGGCAAGGGCTGTAGCGGTCGGAGCCGGAAACTGTGAAATTTTCTACGTAGACAACATTACCGCCGAACAGGCCTTATCCTATGATGCCTTGGCTTTGGGCTGTCCTGCCATGGGAGATGAAACCCTGGAGGAAGAAGAGTTCCAACCTTTCATCGATGCACTTCTGCCAAAAGTGAAAGGAAAACGGGTTGCACTTTTCGGCTCATATGGCTGGGGTGACGGCACATGGATGCAAAACTGGCAGACTGTAATGGAAGACAGCGGCGCCTTACTTGTTCAGGATGGACTCATCTGCAATAACGAACCAGATGAAAAAATCATGGAACAATGCAGACAATTGGGTAAAAAGCTATCTCAATGA
- a CDS encoding DUF3793 family protein, whose amino-acid sequence MSFMVAEQLLSYCSPVFTGIKPSALMMVKTCMLPQITTEKNLAELEEKGFEIKTMGSCSFRTRLLIFERKALSECVYTSERFCILQNFGYPKGNLDELLATLQKRFTTTCDFPHEIGIFLGYPTEDVKGFLEHKGKDYRVCGYWKVYGNETMAVQKFASYKRCRKENLCKLYDGVPFRDIVKGEKTK is encoded by the coding sequence ATGAGTTTTATGGTTGCTGAGCAGTTGCTCTCCTACTGTAGCCCGGTATTTACCGGTATCAAGCCATCTGCCCTTATGATGGTAAAAACCTGCATGCTCCCACAGATAACCACGGAAAAGAATTTGGCAGAGCTTGAGGAAAAAGGATTTGAAATCAAGACCATGGGTAGCTGTTCATTTCGGACACGGCTGCTGATCTTTGAAAGAAAGGCACTTTCTGAATGTGTCTATACCTCGGAAAGATTTTGCATCCTACAGAATTTCGGCTACCCAAAAGGCAACCTTGATGAATTGCTTGCAACCTTACAGAAAAGATTCACCACTACATGCGACTTTCCACATGAAATCGGCATTTTTCTCGGCTATCCTACCGAAGATGTCAAAGGTTTCTTGGAACACAAAGGAAAGGATTATAGAGTCTGCGGTTATTGGAAAGTCTATGGAAACGAAACAATGGCCGTACAGAAATTTGCTTCCTACAAAAGATGCAGGAAGGAAAATCTTTGCAAATTATATGATGGAGTCCCCTTCAGGGACATCGTCAAAGGAGAAAAGACAAAATGA
- a CDS encoding GNAT family N-acetyltransferase, which produces MNTDRLTARTLVEKELEAFYALALKQKTEDCGFLVRHSDSYYTRTETLQRLASNRSDLQAGKLMPLGFFSKDTNELVFTLNFSAIIWGPFRSCYAGWYCRNDVRHTGLGKEALSLGIDIAFKGLGLHRIEANIIPTNIPSKRLAMSMGFSYEGTSKDYLFIDGNWRDHGHYVLINRQLKDMNVYYEPDLMECCRKLGLLTD; this is translated from the coding sequence ATGAACACAGACAGATTAACAGCAAGGACATTGGTTGAAAAAGAATTGGAAGCATTCTATGCATTGGCTCTGAAACAGAAAACAGAAGATTGCGGATTCCTCGTGAGACATTCAGATTCTTACTATACCAGGACAGAGACATTGCAAAGACTTGCTTCCAACAGGTCCGACTTGCAGGCAGGAAAGCTCATGCCATTGGGATTTTTCTCAAAAGATACGAATGAGCTGGTATTCACATTGAATTTTTCCGCAATAATCTGGGGACCATTCAGAAGTTGTTATGCCGGATGGTATTGCCGAAACGACGTACGTCATACGGGTCTTGGGAAAGAAGCCCTCTCCCTTGGCATCGATATTGCTTTCAAAGGTCTCGGCCTCCATCGTATCGAAGCAAACATTATACCAACCAATATACCGAGCAAAAGGCTTGCCATGTCCATGGGATTCTCTTATGAAGGGACTTCAAAGGATTACCTGTTCATTGACGGCAACTGGCGGGACCATGGACACTATGTCCTTATCAACAGACAGCTGAAGGATATGAATGTTTACTATGAACCGGACCTGATGGAATGCTGCAGAAAACTAGGCTTGCTTACTGACTAG
- a CDS encoding 4Fe-4S binding protein produces MKRQQLRKLCLIVSLLLFPITLYYFSPVLILFAGLQGIINGSFIVFILMLVLSIPFGRVFCAYICPAGGLQACLCNVNQKKPAQGWRNRIKYVIWSVWIVAVVLCYLNRTRSLSIDFFFMTEHGISVSAIYGYVIYYGIILLIAVPSLVFGKRAFCHYLCWMAPFMVLGTKLRNLLHLPGLHVAVRSQSCIGCEKCTRSCPMGLDVAQMVKDGKFADSECIQCGACVDVCPRDVLCYTMKGKKEGN; encoded by the coding sequence ATGAAACGCCAACAACTGAGGAAGTTATGCCTTATTGTATCTCTATTGCTTTTTCCCATTACGCTTTATTATTTTTCACCGGTACTCATTCTTTTTGCAGGTTTGCAAGGTATCATCAACGGTAGCTTTATTGTTTTCATACTCATGCTGGTTCTGTCCATTCCGTTCGGGAGAGTGTTCTGTGCCTATATATGCCCGGCGGGAGGGTTACAGGCTTGTCTGTGCAATGTCAACCAAAAGAAACCGGCGCAAGGTTGGAGGAATAGAATCAAATATGTAATCTGGTCAGTCTGGATCGTAGCCGTGGTGTTGTGCTACCTGAACAGAACAAGAAGCCTGAGCATTGATTTCTTTTTTATGACGGAACATGGGATTTCTGTTTCTGCGATATATGGCTATGTCATTTACTATGGTATCATTCTGCTAATTGCTGTCCCTTCCCTTGTTTTTGGGAAAAGGGCCTTTTGTCACTATCTGTGTTGGATGGCTCCTTTTATGGTCCTTGGAACGAAGTTGCGTAATCTGCTGCACTTGCCTGGGTTGCATGTCGCAGTACGTTCCCAGTCCTGCATCGGATGCGAAAAATGTACCAGAAGCTGTCCTATGGGATTGGATGTGGCACAAATGGTCAAAGACGGCAAGTTTGCTGACAGTGAGTGCATACAGTGTGGAGCTTGTGTTGATGTCTGCCCACGTGATGTGCTGTGTTATACGATGAAGGGAAAGAAGGAGGGTAACTGA
- a CDS encoding PadR family transcriptional regulator: protein MASEKKLDCVILGLLSHEELSGYAIKKLIDTELSYFWGASYGSIYPTLAGLVDRELATRRTGSDNGRNKWLYAITGEGHQYLQQWLLQPICKDELRYETLLKLFFGNEVGADQTVSHIRAFRKKFKKELADLLLAEQVLEKILGDETHRYYLLTVRFGIKSYRAYLEWCDEAEAMLQGKERS from the coding sequence ATGGCATCGGAAAAAAAACTGGATTGCGTGATTCTTGGATTGTTAAGTCATGAAGAACTCAGCGGATATGCGATTAAGAAATTGATAGATACAGAACTTTCCTATTTCTGGGGAGCCAGCTACGGGAGCATATATCCTACGCTGGCTGGTTTGGTGGACAGAGAACTTGCGACAAGACGGACCGGTTCAGACAACGGGCGCAACAAGTGGCTGTATGCCATTACGGGTGAAGGCCATCAGTATCTGCAGCAATGGTTGCTCCAACCGATATGCAAGGATGAGCTTAGATATGAAACTTTGCTGAAACTGTTTTTCGGCAATGAAGTAGGAGCTGACCAGACAGTTTCACATATCCGTGCTTTCAGAAAAAAATTTAAAAAGGAACTTGCAGACTTGCTTCTGGCTGAGCAGGTATTGGAGAAGATTTTGGGTGATGAGACGCATAGGTACTATCTTCTGACAGTCCGGTTCGGGATAAAAAGTTACCGAGCCTATCTTGAGTGGTGCGATGAAGCTGAGGCAATGCTACAGGGTAAGGAAAGGTCGTAA